The Camelina sativa cultivar DH55 unplaced genomic scaffold, Cs unpScaffold13235, whole genome shotgun sequence genome includes the window ACTGGCAGATCTTCTAATATGCAAGTCCGCGGTAACAACTGAAAGTCCACCTTCGAAGGAATGTTGCGCAAAACTGAAAGAACAACAGTCGTGTTTTTGTGATTACTTAAAAGA containing:
- the LOC109132025 gene encoding non-specific lipid-transfer protein 2-like, whose protein sequence is MKFITFVFIAFTMSSLALTKTLISGEEEKATCVLADLLICKSAVTTESPPSKECCAKLKEQQSCFCDYLKDP